The following are from one region of the Tenacibaculum dicentrarchi genome:
- a CDS encoding endonuclease MutS2, with product MIHNISDKTLQDLEFTTVLEQVAAHCITNLGKEKTLDIQPISNKRKLFFELNLVNEYLASFENENRLPNHFFEDITQETSRLAIENSFLETEAFLRVATVTETVNEQKKFLKKFQTYYPTLFSLSDKIQFTTFISDSIKEIITAHGTVSDNASPVLKQIRKEINNIRGKISESFSHALTRNISSGYLDDIKETVIDNQRVLAVIAMHRRKVKGSLLGSSKTGAIVYIAPQATLAYSRELQNLIYEEKQEVVKILRALASKIHPYTSLLEEYLVFLTHLDSVGAKAKYAKSINGLLPKITKDKKVFFKDAFHPVLWKKNNEQNKETFAQTIRLDEKQQIIVISGPNAGGKSITLKTIGLLQLMLQSGLLIPVHERSETTLFNTILTDIGDNQSIENQLSTYSYRLKNMRSFLRKCNDNTLFLIDEFGTGSDPELGGALAEIFLEEFYERKAFGIITTHYANLKVLANELDNVTNANMQFDERTLEPLYKLFIGQAGSSFTFEVAQKNGIPYSLINRAKKRVETEKIRLDKTISNLQKERNRLQKTSESLVKQKSKGQEHIENLQEKEEKIQNKLAGFQELYDNNQRMLTLGRKTNELLNKYFQTNNKKELSADFFKWVALEKTKRIKKAPLKKLSKIERRQDKITNQKQKEAIKRVEKEVLQKVVKIREEKKEEAKKIAIEKAAYVYKINDRVRLIDGNSVGTIDKIEKKTVFINYGIFTTKAKLEQLELVERAKK from the coding sequence TTGATTCACAATATTTCAGATAAAACGCTTCAAGATTTAGAATTCACAACTGTTTTAGAACAAGTTGCAGCGCATTGTATTACCAATTTAGGGAAAGAAAAAACGCTTGATATACAGCCTATTTCCAATAAAAGAAAGTTATTTTTCGAATTAAATTTAGTAAACGAATACCTCGCTTCTTTTGAAAATGAAAACAGGCTTCCTAATCATTTTTTTGAAGATATAACTCAAGAAACAAGTCGTTTGGCTATTGAGAATAGTTTTTTAGAAACCGAAGCCTTTTTAAGAGTTGCTACGGTTACCGAAACAGTCAATGAACAAAAAAAGTTCTTGAAAAAATTTCAAACCTACTACCCTACGCTATTTTCTTTAAGTGATAAAATACAATTTACCACTTTTATTTCAGACAGCATTAAAGAAATAATTACTGCTCACGGTACTGTTTCCGATAACGCATCACCTGTTTTAAAACAAATCAGAAAAGAAATAAATAACATTCGTGGAAAAATATCAGAAAGCTTTTCACATGCTTTAACCAGAAATATTTCGAGCGGTTATTTAGATGATATTAAAGAAACTGTTATTGATAATCAGCGTGTTTTAGCCGTTATTGCTATGCATCGCCGTAAGGTAAAAGGGAGTTTGTTAGGGTCTTCAAAAACTGGAGCAATTGTATATATTGCGCCTCAAGCAACCTTAGCATACAGCCGTGAATTGCAAAACCTAATTTACGAAGAAAAACAAGAAGTTGTTAAAATATTAAGAGCTTTAGCTAGTAAAATTCATCCTTATACATCTTTATTAGAAGAGTATTTGGTGTTTTTAACGCATTTAGATTCGGTAGGTGCAAAAGCTAAATATGCCAAAAGCATCAATGGATTATTACCTAAAATAACCAAGGATAAAAAAGTCTTTTTCAAAGATGCTTTTCATCCTGTTTTATGGAAAAAAAATAATGAACAAAATAAAGAAACCTTTGCACAAACCATCCGACTAGACGAAAAACAACAAATTATTGTTATTTCAGGACCAAATGCTGGTGGAAAAAGTATCACTTTAAAAACCATTGGTTTATTACAATTAATGCTTCAAAGTGGTTTGTTAATTCCTGTTCATGAGCGTAGTGAAACAACATTATTTAATACTATTTTAACTGATATTGGCGATAATCAATCTATAGAAAATCAATTAAGTACCTATAGTTATCGTCTTAAAAATATGCGTTCATTTTTAAGAAAATGTAACGATAACACCTTATTTTTAATTGATGAATTTGGAACAGGTTCTGACCCTGAATTAGGAGGTGCTTTAGCTGAGATTTTTTTAGAAGAATTTTACGAACGTAAAGCCTTCGGAATTATTACAACACATTATGCTAATTTAAAGGTTTTAGCCAACGAATTAGATAATGTTACCAATGCAAATATGCAGTTTGACGAACGAACTTTAGAACCTTTGTATAAATTATTTATCGGGCAAGCAGGTAGTTCGTTTACTTTTGAAGTAGCTCAAAAAAATGGAATTCCATATAGTTTAATTAACCGAGCTAAAAAAAGAGTTGAAACTGAAAAAATTAGACTAGATAAAACAATTTCTAATCTTCAAAAGGAAAGAAATAGACTGCAAAAAACATCTGAAAGTTTAGTTAAGCAAAAATCAAAAGGACAAGAACATATTGAAAACCTCCAAGAAAAAGAAGAAAAAATACAAAATAAACTTGCTGGTTTTCAAGAATTATATGACAATAATCAACGAATGCTTACCTTAGGTAGAAAAACTAACGAGCTACTAAATAAATATTTTCAAACAAATAATAAAAAAGAATTATCTGCCGATTTTTTTAAATGGGTTGCTTTAGAAAAAACAAAACGCATCAAAAAAGCACCGCTAAAAAAATTATCTAAAATAGAAAGAAGACAAGATAAAATTACAAATCAAAAACAAAAAGAAGCTATAAAAAGAGTTGAAAAAGAAGTGCTTCAAAAAGTAGTTAAAATAAGAGAAGAAAAGAAAGAAGAAGCTAAAAAAATAGCTATTGAAAAAGCTGCTTATGTTTACAAAATAAATGACCGTGTACGTTTAATTGATGGAAACTCAGTAGGTACTATTGATAAAATTGAAAAGAAAACCGTTTTTATCAACTACGGAATATTTACTACCAAAGCAAAATTGGAGCAATTAGAATTGGTTGAACGCGCTAAAAAATAA
- a CDS encoding MATE family efflux transporter: MNLQQYTSEFKYNWQLAAPVMLGMLGHTFVSFIDNIMVGQLGTAELAAVSLGNSFMFIAMSLGIGFSTAITPLIASADSSNNFKEAKSTFKHGLFLCTVIGLLMFLLVFFSKPLMYLMKQPVEVVKLAIPYLDLVAFSLIPMIVFQAFKQFSDGLSMTRYPMYATILGNILNVILNYLLIFGKFGFPEMGIVGAAYGTLLSRFVMVFHLWWMLTQKERSKKFVTNIKFFVLDKLMLRKIINLGTPSAMQMFFEVGIFTAAIWLSGLLGRNAQAANQIALNLSSMTFMVAMGLSVASMIRVGNQKGLQKFVDLRRIAFSIFLLGIILAIIFATLFYLFHKSLPNLYIDLSDAENYADNMEVMKTAANLLIAAAIFQISDSIQVVVLGALRGLQDVKIPTIITFISYWIIGFPISYFLGTKETYGSFGIWLGLLAGLTTASILLFIRFNRLTLKLIKENPEIIGDK; the protein is encoded by the coding sequence TTGAATTTACAACAATATACATCAGAATTTAAATATAATTGGCAACTTGCAGCTCCTGTAATGCTCGGAATGTTAGGTCATACTTTTGTGAGTTTTATTGATAATATAATGGTAGGGCAATTAGGAACGGCTGAATTAGCGGCAGTTTCTTTAGGAAACAGTTTTATGTTTATTGCTATGTCATTAGGAATTGGTTTTTCAACAGCAATTACTCCATTAATTGCTTCGGCAGATTCTTCTAATAATTTTAAAGAAGCAAAATCGACCTTTAAACACGGTTTATTTTTATGTACTGTAATCGGGCTTTTAATGTTTTTATTGGTGTTTTTTTCAAAACCATTAATGTATTTAATGAAACAACCAGTTGAGGTTGTAAAATTAGCCATTCCGTATTTAGATTTGGTTGCTTTTTCATTAATTCCGATGATTGTTTTTCAGGCGTTTAAGCAATTTAGCGATGGTTTATCGATGACTCGTTATCCGATGTATGCTACCATTTTAGGGAATATTTTAAATGTAATTTTAAATTATTTATTAATTTTTGGGAAATTTGGTTTTCCAGAAATGGGAATTGTAGGTGCAGCTTACGGAACGTTATTATCTAGGTTTGTAATGGTTTTTCACCTTTGGTGGATGCTAACTCAAAAAGAACGTTCTAAGAAATTTGTAACAAACATTAAATTTTTCGTGTTAGATAAATTAATGCTTCGAAAAATAATTAACTTAGGTACGCCAAGTGCTATGCAAATGTTTTTTGAAGTAGGTATTTTTACCGCTGCCATTTGGTTGAGTGGTTTATTAGGGCGAAATGCACAGGCAGCAAATCAGATTGCTTTAAATTTATCATCGATGACTTTTATGGTTGCTATGGGATTAAGTGTTGCTTCGATGATTCGGGTAGGAAATCAAAAGGGCTTGCAAAAATTTGTAGATTTACGAAGAATTGCCTTTTCAATTTTTTTATTAGGGATTATTTTAGCCATTATTTTTGCAACATTATTTTACTTATTTCATAAGTCATTACCAAATCTATATATAGATTTAAGCGACGCCGAAAACTATGCCGACAATATGGAAGTAATGAAAACCGCTGCAAATTTACTAATAGCTGCTGCAATTTTTCAAATATCAGACAGTATTCAAGTAGTTGTTTTAGGTGCTTTGCGAGGGTTACAAGACGTTAAAATACCTACAATAATAACCTTTATATCGTATTGGATTATTGGTTTTCCGATTAGTTATTTTTTAGGAACAAAAGAAACCTACGGAAGTTTTGGAATTTGGTTAGGATTATTAGCAGGTTTAACCACGGCATCTATTTTACTATTTATTCGGTTTAATAGATTAACATTAAAATTAATTAAAGAAAATCCCGAAATTATTGGGGATAAATAA
- the tpx gene encoding thiol peroxidase: MASITLQGNPINTTGNLPKTGTKASDFALVANDLSIKKLVDFSGSRLILNIFPSVDTGTCATSVREFNKKLADLENTKVLCISRDLPFAQGRFCGAEGIENVLMLSDFSTGSFGKDYGLEIENGPLAGLHSRAIVIIDENGTVTYTEQVNEIADEPNYQAALSSL; this comes from the coding sequence ATGGCTTCAATAACATTACAAGGAAACCCAATAAATACCACAGGAAATTTACCAAAAACTGGTACTAAAGCAAGTGATTTTGCTTTGGTGGCAAACGATTTATCTATTAAGAAATTAGTAGATTTTTCAGGTAGCAGATTAATTTTAAACATCTTTCCTAGTGTCGATACAGGAACTTGTGCTACTTCTGTAAGAGAATTCAATAAAAAATTAGCTGATTTAGAAAACACCAAAGTTTTATGTATTTCTAGAGATTTACCTTTTGCTCAAGGTCGTTTTTGCGGTGCTGAAGGCATTGAAAACGTACTTATGTTATCTGACTTTTCAACAGGAAGTTTTGGTAAAGATTACGGTTTAGAAATAGAGAATGGTCCTTTAGCAGGCTTACATTCTCGCGCTATTGTTATTATTGATGAAAATGGAACGGTTACTTACACAGAGCAAGTAAATGAAATTGCTGATGAACCAAATTATCAAGCTGCTTTAAGTAGTTTATAA
- a CDS encoding diacylglycerol kinase family protein, with protein MKNSNDGFIKGRLRSLTFAFKGIYLLSTTEDSIKTQLFLGFIATSLGFYFNISITQWLIQCLVIGIVLVAEALNTAVEKIADFIHPDYHEKIGFIKDIAAGSPAFAAITALIVAGIIYIPKIIAIL; from the coding sequence ATGAAAAATTCTAATGATGGTTTTATAAAAGGAAGGTTGCGTAGTTTAACTTTTGCTTTTAAAGGGATTTATCTATTAAGTACCACGGAAGACAGTATTAAAACACAACTATTTTTAGGATTTATAGCAACTAGTTTAGGATTTTATTTTAACATATCGATAACCCAATGGTTAATTCAATGTTTGGTTATCGGTATTGTTTTAGTTGCAGAAGCATTAAATACTGCTGTTGAAAAAATAGCTGATTTTATACATCCTGATTATCACGAAAAAATAGGTTTTATAAAAGATATTGCTGCAGGTTCACCTGCTTTTGCAGCAATAACAGCACTCATTGTTGCTGGTATAATTTACATTCCTAAAATAATAGCTATATTGTAG
- a CDS encoding DNA translocase FtsK, whose protein sequence is MAKRKIPNLKKQPRKNSFIKLASFFLIKHNLTILGAFLVLFSIFLTVAFISFFFSWQEDQSTLSEFSNRTIVTQNLLGKIGAKLSNFFVYKGFGLGSFVIPITLFLTGARILLQTNLKKIITSWNWGLLSMIWIAVTLGFSSAQNAVLPGVIGFELNAYFQTFLGKAGVVILLIFFLVAYLIIRFKITPEKINERIKIAKENQLKEEKIKEQQLKEAEINAEKERILNTQKNTDSSDKKISTKYKNHIVENLQETSNPIFEQPIENTQHNITYSNETLYQEEDHISLDTLPVNESLLNEQLADRAAINEALINEHLIDRSSINKTLTNKPLIDETPIVDKETEFIKEPEKTKPIAKEFLIEESPIQENITTKKPIIEPKIAPIIKEPLIEEAPIKEKTVTIEPVIEKPVIKEFILEKTSEEKIKEPIDEEIEVSVEKPSEEKSVTENLSDALLKDFGEFDPTLDLGHFKFPTLDLLKQYNEVISIDADELEANKNRIVTTLQNYKIGISDIKATVGPTITLYEIVPNAGVRISKIKNLEDDIALSLSALGIRIIAPIPGKGTIGIEVPNQKSTIVSMYSTIASQKFQDSEMELPIAIGKTISNETLVVDLAKMPHLLMAGATGQGKSVGLNAVLTSLLYKKHPAEVKFVLVDPKKVELTLFNKIERHYLAKLPDSEEAIITDTTKVVHTLNSLCMEMDARYDLLKNAMVRNIKEYNAKFKARKLNPENGHKFLPYIVLVIDEFADLIMTAGKEVETPIARLAQLARAIGIHLIVATQRPSVNVITGIIKANFPARIAFRVTSKIDSRTILDAPGADQLIGRGDMLYSGGNELIRVQCAFVDTPEVEKITDFIGSQRAYPSAYLLPEYVGEESGTNVDVDIADRDKLFKNAAEVIITAQQGSASLLQRKLKLGYNRAGRIIDQLEAAGIVGPFEGSKARMVLVPDFIALEQLLENEKK, encoded by the coding sequence ATGGCAAAAAGAAAAATACCAAACTTGAAGAAACAACCTAGAAAAAATTCATTTATAAAACTCGCTTCTTTTTTTTTAATAAAACATAATCTAACTATTTTAGGTGCATTTTTAGTCCTTTTTTCAATATTCTTAACCGTTGCTTTTATCTCCTTTTTCTTTTCATGGCAAGAAGATCAAAGTACGTTATCTGAATTTTCAAACAGAACTATTGTTACTCAAAACTTACTAGGTAAAATTGGTGCAAAACTAAGTAATTTCTTTGTTTATAAAGGCTTTGGATTAGGAAGTTTTGTAATACCTATAACCCTTTTTTTAACGGGAGCTAGAATTTTATTACAAACAAATTTAAAAAAAATAATAACTTCTTGGAATTGGGGGTTATTATCTATGATATGGATTGCAGTTACCTTAGGGTTTTCTTCTGCTCAAAATGCTGTTTTACCTGGAGTTATCGGTTTTGAATTAAATGCTTATTTTCAAACTTTTTTAGGCAAAGCAGGAGTTGTTATTTTATTGATTTTTTTCTTAGTAGCATATCTAATTATCAGGTTTAAAATTACTCCTGAAAAAATTAATGAAAGAATAAAAATAGCCAAAGAAAATCAACTTAAAGAAGAAAAAATAAAAGAACAACAACTTAAGGAAGCGGAAATAAATGCCGAAAAAGAACGTATTTTAAATACACAGAAAAACACTGATTCTTCTGATAAAAAAATCAGTACAAAATATAAAAATCACATAGTTGAAAACCTACAAGAAACTTCTAATCCTATTTTTGAACAACCTATTGAAAATACTCAACATAATATAACATACTCTAACGAAACTCTATATCAAGAAGAAGACCATATTTCTTTAGATACTCTTCCAGTTAATGAAAGTCTTTTAAACGAACAATTAGCCGATAGAGCAGCTATAAATGAAGCTTTAATAAACGAACATTTAATAGATAGGTCATCTATAAATAAAACACTTACAAATAAACCTTTAATAGATGAAACTCCTATTGTTGACAAGGAAACAGAGTTCATAAAAGAACCTGAAAAAACAAAACCTATTGCTAAAGAATTTTTAATAGAAGAATCGCCAATACAGGAAAATATTACTACAAAAAAACCTATTATTGAACCTAAAATAGCTCCTATCATTAAAGAACCTTTAATCGAAGAAGCTCCAATAAAAGAAAAAACAGTTACAATAGAACCAGTTATTGAAAAACCCGTAATTAAAGAATTTATACTTGAAAAAACTTCCGAAGAAAAAATTAAAGAACCTATAGATGAAGAAATTGAAGTTTCGGTTGAAAAACCTTCTGAAGAAAAAAGTGTTACTGAAAATTTATCAGACGCTTTATTAAAAGATTTTGGCGAATTTGATCCTACATTAGATTTAGGACATTTCAAATTCCCTACTCTCGATTTACTTAAACAATACAATGAGGTTATCTCTATCGATGCCGATGAACTTGAAGCAAATAAAAACAGAATTGTAACCACACTTCAAAACTATAAAATTGGTATTTCTGACATTAAAGCAACCGTTGGACCTACGATTACCTTATACGAAATTGTACCAAATGCAGGAGTTAGAATTTCAAAAATTAAAAATTTAGAAGATGATATCGCTTTGTCACTCTCTGCTTTAGGTATTCGTATCATTGCACCAATTCCTGGAAAAGGGACTATTGGTATTGAAGTTCCAAATCAAAAATCGACCATTGTTTCAATGTATTCTACTATTGCTTCTCAGAAGTTTCAAGATAGCGAAATGGAACTTCCTATTGCCATAGGAAAAACGATTTCAAACGAAACTTTAGTTGTTGATTTAGCTAAAATGCCTCACTTATTAATGGCAGGGGCAACTGGACAAGGAAAATCGGTTGGGTTAAATGCTGTTTTAACATCCCTTTTATACAAAAAACACCCTGCAGAAGTAAAGTTTGTTTTGGTTGACCCGAAGAAAGTAGAACTAACCCTATTTAATAAAATTGAGCGTCATTATTTAGCCAAGCTACCTGATTCCGAAGAAGCTATTATTACCGATACCACCAAAGTTGTACATACTCTAAATTCACTTTGTATGGAAATGGATGCCCGTTACGACTTACTTAAAAATGCTATGGTTCGTAATATTAAAGAATATAATGCAAAGTTTAAAGCTCGAAAACTAAACCCTGAAAATGGGCATAAATTTTTACCATATATCGTATTGGTAATTGATGAATTTGCCGATTTAATTATGACAGCAGGTAAAGAAGTGGAAACACCAATTGCACGTTTAGCACAATTAGCTCGTGCCATCGGTATTCATTTAATTGTAGCAACCCAACGACCATCTGTAAATGTTATTACAGGTATTATTAAAGCAAATTTCCCAGCTCGAATTGCTTTTAGAGTAACTTCAAAAATTGATTCAAGAACAATTTTAGATGCCCCAGGAGCTGACCAATTAATTGGTCGTGGAGACATGCTTTATTCAGGAGGAAATGAATTGATTCGTGTTCAATGTGCTTTTGTTGATACACCAGAGGTTGAAAAAATAACCGATTTTATAGGCTCACAACGTGCATATCCGAGTGCTTATTTATTACCAGAATACGTTGGTGAAGAAAGTGGCACAAATGTTGATGTTGATATTGCTGACAGAGATAAATTGTTTAAAAACGCTGCCGAAGTAATTATTACTGCACAACAAGGTTCAGCATCGTTATTGCAACGTAAATTAAAATTAGGATACAATAGAGCTGGTAGAATTATTGATCAATTAGAAGCAGCTGGTATTGTAGGTCCTTTTGAAGGAAGTAAGGCAAGAATGGTTTTAGTTCCTGATTTTATAGCACTTGAACAATTATTAGAAAATGAAAAAAAATAA
- a CDS encoding LolA family protein: MKKNKCNDSGKQKKKQNMRKILLLSIGLCISLHTIGQNTANQAKTLLNDVSTKMGAYHNMVIGFNSSLINKEAGITNDPPIRGEITLSGEKYNLNYLGNTFIFDNKKLVVINQDEKEITISNNDLDEEDGFIYPSKLLTFYKEGYTFSMGKLKNNNGRKVQYVNLTPIDSNSDIVKVQLGIDAKTKHIYKLVQIGSNGAETTFTITKFKSDQPISKNLFIFNKDKYLKQGYFID, encoded by the coding sequence ATGAAAAAAAATAAGTGTAACGATTCTGGAAAACAGAAGAAAAAACAAAACATGAGAAAAATATTATTATTATCTATCGGATTATGTATTAGTTTACATACCATAGGTCAAAATACTGCTAACCAAGCAAAAACCTTATTAAACGATGTTTCTACAAAAATGGGGGCTTACCATAATATGGTTATCGGTTTTAATTCCTCTTTAATAAATAAAGAAGCTGGTATTACGAATGACCCTCCTATACGAGGAGAAATTACACTTTCTGGTGAAAAATACAACTTAAATTATTTAGGGAATACCTTTATTTTTGATAATAAAAAACTTGTTGTTATTAATCAAGATGAAAAAGAAATAACTATTTCTAATAATGACTTAGATGAAGAAGATGGTTTTATTTATCCTTCTAAATTATTAACTTTTTACAAAGAAGGTTATACTTTTTCAATGGGTAAATTAAAAAATAATAACGGACGTAAAGTGCAATACGTAAATTTAACACCTATTGATAGTAATTCTGATATAGTAAAGGTTCAATTAGGAATTGATGCCAAAACAAAACATATTTACAAGTTAGTTCAAATAGGTTCAAACGGAGCTGAAACAACCTTTACAATTACCAAATTTAAAAGTGACCAGCCAATTTCAAAAAATTTATTTATTTTTAATAAAGATAAATACTTAAAGCAAGGATACTTCATAGACTAA
- a CDS encoding LptF/LptG family permease: MPLKIINKTYCFIYLTTIFAFVKTLDKYILKSFLKPFFATFLIILFVLVMQVLWLAFDSFAGKGISIGIILKFLWYTTLLVTPQALPIGVLLSSIMTLGSLSENYEFAAAKSAGISLPRMVRPLVFLTLFLSSLNFIFLNNVYPYAMLKQLNMRVNIKKKQPAIALVAGSFNTELPNFQIKFKKKYGEKENLLEEVMIYDLSAKKGNNKIITAKKGTIISEEGSRYMTLILENGYYFEHHIRNGSPLKERQKMPASYANFDQYTINIDISSLSGDNLEEERYKTQYNMLSLSQLKDTIPTLKNNYDAFINSRAKNLFSGIKVEDLHTYPDSLVNKKLSKNTLDNFNLIEKENILNTASSKIDRSINNNNSNKETLKRKRKYLNLYDIEFYNRVAFSLSCLLLFFIGAPLGSIIRKGGMGLPMILAIAIYVLYFFTNTFGKNLAEESSITAITGSWLSLFLMLPLAIILTIRATKDKGLFDFKSFISPLSNLFKKLFSKEEKTT; encoded by the coding sequence ATGCCTTTAAAAATCATTAACAAAACTTATTGTTTTATATACCTAACTACTATCTTTGCTTTTGTGAAAACATTAGACAAATACATTTTAAAAAGCTTCTTAAAGCCTTTCTTCGCTACATTTTTAATCATACTTTTTGTATTGGTAATGCAAGTTTTATGGCTTGCTTTTGATAGCTTTGCAGGTAAAGGAATTAGTATTGGGATTATTTTAAAATTTCTTTGGTATACAACACTACTTGTTACCCCACAGGCATTACCTATTGGAGTATTACTTTCTTCTATAATGACTCTTGGTAGTTTATCCGAAAATTACGAATTTGCTGCTGCAAAATCTGCAGGTATTTCTTTACCTCGAATGGTACGTCCTTTAGTATTTTTAACCTTGTTTTTAAGCAGTTTAAACTTTATTTTTTTAAATAATGTATATCCGTATGCCATGTTAAAGCAATTAAATATGCGCGTTAACATTAAAAAAAAACAACCTGCTATTGCATTAGTTGCTGGTAGTTTTAATACTGAATTACCAAATTTCCAAATTAAATTCAAAAAAAAATACGGAGAAAAAGAGAATCTTCTAGAAGAAGTAATGATCTATGATTTATCTGCTAAAAAAGGAAACAACAAAATTATAACAGCTAAAAAAGGAACAATAATTTCGGAAGAAGGAAGTAGGTATATGACCTTAATTTTAGAAAATGGCTATTATTTTGAACATCATATAAGAAATGGTTCGCCGCTTAAAGAGCGCCAAAAAATGCCTGCTTCATATGCTAATTTTGACCAATATACCATTAACATTGATATCTCATCTTTAAGTGGTGATAACCTAGAGGAAGAGCGCTATAAAACGCAATACAACATGCTTAGCCTGTCGCAACTAAAAGACACTATTCCTACTCTTAAAAACAATTATGATGCTTTTATTAATAGTAGGGCTAAAAATTTATTTTCAGGAATTAAAGTAGAAGATTTACATACCTACCCTGATTCATTAGTTAATAAAAAACTATCAAAAAATACCTTAGACAACTTTAATCTTATTGAAAAAGAAAACATATTAAATACTGCTAGTTCTAAAATTGATCGCAGTATAAACAACAATAATTCAAACAAAGAAACCTTAAAGAGAAAAAGAAAATACTTAAACTTGTATGATATTGAATTTTACAATAGAGTTGCCTTTTCACTTTCTTGTTTGTTGTTATTTTTTATCGGTGCTCCGCTAGGCTCTATTATTCGAAAAGGAGGAATGGGCTTACCCATGATTTTAGCCATTGCCATATACGTCCTTTATTTTTTTACGAATACCTTTGGAAAAAATTTAGCTGAAGAAAGTTCAATCACAGCTATAACAGGTTCTTGGTTAAGTCTCTTTTTAATGCTACCTTTGGCTATAATATTAACAATTAGAGCCACTAAAGATAAAGGCTTATTTGATTTTAAAAGTTTTATTTCACCACTTAGTAACTTATTTAAAAAACTATTCTCGAAAGAAGAGAAAACCACATAA
- the ribB gene encoding 3,4-dihydroxy-2-butanone-4-phosphate synthase, which produces MTTQTSATKVQLNTIEEAINDIKDGKVIIVVDDEDRENEGDFLAAADKVTPEMINFMATHGRGLICTPLTEDRCKELELNMMVNNNTDPMETGFTVSVDLRGKGVTTGISASDRAITIKALIDADTKPADLARPGHIFPLRAKNGGVLRRTGHTEAAIDFARLAGLQPAGVIVEIMNDDGTMARLPQLLKVAKKFDLKIVSIEDLVAYRMEHDSLIEKKEDFNIQTRFGEFRLRAYQQTTNNQLHIALTKGTWTKKDPVLTRINSTLINNDILGTLTSNADKKLDKMFKVMNDEGKGAILFINQQNQALNLLNRLRGLKENQANGEMKAPKVSMDNKDFGIGAQILHDLHISKLRLVSNSQQTKRVGMIGYGLEIVDYVNY; this is translated from the coding sequence ATGACAACACAAACCTCCGCTACTAAAGTTCAATTAAATACTATTGAAGAAGCTATAAACGACATCAAAGACGGAAAAGTTATCATTGTAGTAGATGATGAAGACCGTGAAAATGAAGGTGATTTTTTAGCTGCTGCCGATAAAGTAACTCCTGAAATGATTAATTTTATGGCAACTCATGGAAGAGGCTTAATTTGTACGCCACTTACCGAAGACCGTTGCAAAGAATTAGAGTTAAACATGATGGTTAACAACAATACCGACCCTATGGAAACAGGCTTTACTGTTTCGGTAGATTTACGAGGTAAAGGAGTTACCACTGGTATTTCTGCTTCCGATAGAGCTATTACTATAAAAGCTTTAATTGATGCTGATACAAAACCTGCCGACCTTGCACGTCCTGGGCATATTTTTCCTTTAAGAGCAAAAAATGGTGGTGTATTAAGAAGAACTGGACATACCGAAGCAGCTATTGATTTTGCGCGTTTAGCAGGCTTACAACCCGCAGGAGTTATTGTTGAAATAATGAATGACGATGGTACAATGGCACGTTTACCTCAACTCTTAAAAGTAGCTAAAAAGTTTGATTTAAAAATTGTTTCTATTGAAGATTTAGTTGCCTACCGAATGGAGCACGATTCTTTAATTGAAAAGAAAGAAGATTTTAATATTCAAACCCGTTTTGGTGAATTTCGCTTAAGGGCTTATCAACAAACAACCAATAATCAACTTCATATTGCCTTAACAAAAGGTACTTGGACTAAAAAAGACCCTGTTTTAACAAGAATAAATTCGACATTAATTAATAATGATATTCTTGGAACATTAACTAGTAATGCTGATAAAAAACTAGATAAAATGTTTAAAGTAATGAATGATGAAGGTAAAGGAGCTATTCTTTTTATCAATCAACAAAACCAGGCATTAAATTTATTAAACCGTTTACGTGGTTTAAAAGAAAACCAAGCTAATGGAGAAATGAAAGCCCCAAAGGTTAGCATGGATAACAAGGATTTTGGTATTGGAGCACAAATATTACACGACTTACATATTAGTAAATTACGTTTAGTTTCTAACAGCCAACAAACCAAACGTGTTGGTATGATTGGTTACGGTTTAGAAATTGTAGATTATGTAAATTATTAA